ACTCAAACGGCGAATGACGTGTCAACGTGATATCTGGCTCCGCAAACCAGCCGTTGATTTCGTTGCCCTCCGCATCTCCGAGTAATCCATCCAGACGCCACCAAAGCGTGTAGGTCGTGGTCCCCGCCATAACAATAGGTACTTTGATTTTCTTCTCGGCAGGCAATGCTTCAAGGACTCCGACAGGAACCAAATAGTCAGAACCGACCTTTTTGTGTGCATCGGTCACTTTAGGTGGGTTCGTTGCGTTCATGCCTTGTACGTGAGTAATCAATGGGCTGTCTTTTGGAATCTTAAGCAGTGTCTTTTCCTTTGCCGGCAAGCTAGCAGCCTTGGACTTGCTCAACTCTGTAAATGCCTTGACGTCCTCGCAGCTGAAAACTTCCAGGTGCAACAGGTTCTTGGAAGCAGGATCAGAGTGGTTCTGAAACTTCCCTACATGACCAATCAGGCTCCCAGCTTTTACAGGGAATGGGCGCTCCAGGACATGGACCGCATTTTTTTCTGCCGGCTCACTTTTTGTCTCAAGAAGCCCTTCCCAGATAAAACCAAGCACGCCGTTGGCTGCGGTCAACGCAGGACGGGGATTTCCACTGACGATTTCCAATAGCTTCTGATATTTTCCGCTTGTTCCGTCATTGCCGATCTTCACTTGAGTTCCAATCGGCAAAATGGATGTTGTAGCACTCGATTGGTTGGCCGCAGCATGCACGGCGAGGCCTTTTTGAGGCGGAGTCATCGCGTCTTTGGCAGCACTACCGATGACGTAACTATTGGGTGTAGTACCCGCTGTCATTTCTTTTTTGAAGACCCAACCGGTTCCCGACGGAAGGCTGGCATCAGCGGGTGTGACACTCACAACCTTGAGCCACCCATGATCCTCTTCGCCTGTTTCTACAACGGTGCCTCGGGGCAATACGGCCAATACAGTGCCATAGCCAGGTTTACCCTTCTGCTCCTGACGAACCCTCAATCCAAGGATTTCGTCTTTCACTGTAGATTTAACCTGCCAAGTTCCACCGCTCCAGAAGGCCGGTCGGCCCAAGGCAGGGGTTTCGTTGTATGTCTTCCAATCTAACAAATGCATGTAAAGACTAAAAAAGGTGAGACTGGGCTGCGGGGCCGCTGCTGCTGGTTGCGCGCCAGCAGCAGGTGCTGGCGCAGGAGGGGCGGGAACCTCGAGACGATGCTTAACCAACACAAAGCCAGTTGAAAATACCGAGTGCGAGGAGCCGAAATCAGATTTTGGATAGGTCTCATCAATCCGATAAGCCACAACCTCACCATCAGCGATGCATCTGACTTCAGTCAGATCCTTCACCAATCCAGTGTCCTCATCAAAGTGAACACCGCCGTGCCAAAGGCCATTCGCCCCTAATGGGTAGTAACCATCTTTTGCCTTGGCTAGCGCCTTATAGAACTGCTGCGGATCCGTCGCTTCTGCGGTCCCTACTTTCAGCGGATACGCCCATTTCTCAACTTTGCTTGTTGTTGTCTCAGTCATTACCAATTACCTGAATTCTGATCCCTGGTGGCTTGGATTGCCGTCGGTGTCTATTAGCCGGAAAAATTAAGCATTCGTTTTGGTTTGCGTTTGATCTGCTCCTCGGGCGCATTCCCCAACGCCTGATCCATCAAACTCCCCGCCTTATCCTTATCCGCAGCTCCCGGCAGCACCGGCGGCTTGATCCCAATCCCTGTCCCCGAGCCCGCCGACCCACCCGCATTAATCTTCACCACCGGCCCAACAACCGTCACGCCACCGCCATCCAGCTTGATAAAGCTGCCACCACCCAAGATGGTCAGCTCCGACCCTGCCTCGATAACAATCTTCGCCCCAGCCTTCAGGTGAATCTCTTTCCCAACGCTGGTCAGTTGAGCGGTGCCGAGCTTCACATGCTGGTTCTGCCCAATCGTCAGGTGATCATCCACCCGCGTCTCAACCTTGCGATCAGCAATCGTGGTGCGGTGCTCTTCAGCCTTGAGCTCGGTGTAGGTGTTCTTCACCACCGTGTCGTGTCGTTCATTGCCGACGCGAATCTTTTGGTCGTGCTCGATGTTTTCATCCCAATCCCGCTGGGCATGAATAAAGATCTGCTCCGCACCCTTCTTGTCTTCAATCCGCAGTTCATTAAACCCGCCGCCCCCCGGTGAGCTGAGCGTTTTGAAGACGCTGCGGGTTTTGTTCGCCGGCAAATCGTACGGAACCTGGTTTTCCTTGTGGTACAGGCAACCGGTTACCAACGGCTGATCGGGGTCGCCTTCGAGGAAGGTGACGAGGACTTCCATGCCGATGCGCGGGATGACGATGGCGCCGTAGCGGTCGCCGGCCCAGCTTGAGGAGACGCGCATCCAGCAGCTGGTTTTGTCGTCGGCCTGGCCTTCGCGGTCCCAGTGGAATTGCACTTTGATGCGGCCGTACTGGTCGCAGTGGATTTCTTCGCCGGCAGGGCCGGTGACTTTGGCGGTCTGGCTGCCGAGTACGCGGGGCTTTGGATGTTCCAGCGCCGGGCGGTAGAACACGTCCCACGGGGTGGCGAGGAAGCGGTTGCGGTAGCCCTGGTGGAAGTCGTCTTTGTTGTCGGTGGTGTCGCTGGTCACCGATTCTTCGAGGACTTGCGGCTGTTTGCCTTCGTGGACGATTTCGGTGAGCAGCCAGAGGTCGTTCCACTCGGTGCGCGGGTGGTCGGACATTTCCAGGAAGTGGCCGCTGATCAAGCGGGTCTGGTCGCCGTGGCCTTCGGCTTGCTGGTAGTCGGCGCGGTGGCGTTCGAGGGCGCGCTGGCTGAGGAATTTGCCGCGCGCGCGGTCGAGGAAGCGGCCGGGGTAGTCGTAGTCTTCGAGGTCGGGTTCGTCGCTCTGAACATCAGGTTTGTAGGCCGCTTCGAGTTGCAGGCGTGGTTTTTCAAAATCGTAGTCGCGGCGGGTGGTGCGACTGGTGCGGGTTTCCAGGCGCAGTTTGAAGCCTTTGATCACCGGTTCGTCGGCGACCATGCCGCTGCCTTGCACATAGGCGGTGGGCTGGCCGAGTTTCGGGAACACGGTCTGGTCGTCGCCGAACACCAACAAGTGAGCTTTTGCGCTGTGCTGGAAGTGGTAGTGAATGCCTTCTTCTTCGCACAGGCGCTGGACGAAGTGCAGGTCGGTTTCGTCGTACTGCACGCAGTAGTCGCGGTCCGGGCACGGCTGGCTGAGCTGAAAGTTGTAGGCGTTGCCCTTGATGCCGTGTTCTTCGAGGATCAGCGCGATGATTTTCGGCGCGGACATCTGCTGGTAAATGCGCTGGTTGGTGCGGTGATGCAGGTATTGCAGCTGCGGCACCAGGGAGATTTTGTAGCGGGTCAGGCGTTTGCCGGCGTCACCTTGGGCGACTCGGTAGATCTGGCCGTGGATGCCGGAACCCTGCGGATCGAATGCGAGGAACGCCTGCTTGTGCAGGAGTTTTTCCAGGTCCAGATCGGGGTTTTCGCTGACCAGTTCAATGTCGAAGCGATACGGCTGGCTGATGCCTTCGGTGCCGGTGAACGACAGCACTTGCAGGTCGCCCACGTAGTCTTCGACAGTCAGGCTGAAGTGGGTTTCGTTAGCTGAGTTGAACATTGCTTGCTCCCTGTTCGGTAGTCATCCGTTACGCCCGAAGTCGCAGACGTTGCAGCAAAGACGAAGTGGCGCCCATGGCGTCACGCAATTGGGCGGCGGTGATCGTTCGATCGGCCGCGTCGAATGCCAGCGCCGTTCGCAGGGCTGGCCAGCAGTGTTTCGGTAGATTCCGAGGCGCGTGCAGTTCGCGGTCGAGGTGCGCGTCACGGGCCTCGGTCGAAGGCAAGCGCCGGAACGGGTGTTTGCCGCCCGCCAGTTCGTAGAGCACGCAGGCCACACCGTAGACGTCGGCGCTGGCAGACAGCGGCTGGCCTTCGAGCAGTTCGGGGGCGGCGTAGCCCGGGGTCCAGGCGTTGAAGCGGTCGCGGCTCAGGTGTGGCAAGCCAGGGAGGATGCCCTCCTCGGCCTGGCCCAGGCCGAAGTCGAACAGGCGCACGCCCTCTTCGCTGAGCATCACGTTGCTCGGTTTCATGTCACCGTGCAGCACGCCGCGAGCGTGGGCGTAGGCCAGGGCGTCGAGCAGCGGCAGCGCGATATCGCGCAGTTCGTTCCACGGCAAGCCAAGGGGCCGCTCGCAGAGCAGTTTGTCCAGGGTCAGCCCACGCATGAGTTCCATGGTGATGAAGGCGCGCTGGCAATCGGTGTCCACTTCAAAGGTGTGCGGTCGCAGCACGTTGTCGTGGCGCAGTCGTCGGGTCAGGGCGAACTCGCTGTAGAGCAAGGCGCTGGCGTCCGGCGATTCGGCAAATTCTTCGCTGAGGATTTTCAGCGCGATGTAAGGGTCGGGATCGCCGAACTGTTCGCTCAGCAAGTCCCGTGCGCGGTAAACCGCGCCCATGCCGCCGGCACCGAGCAGGCGCTCGATGCGGTAACGGCCTGCGAGCACGTCGGGCATTTCGCCGACGCTGGCCTTGGTCGGCGCCAGCGCAGGTTCTGCCTTGTGCGGCTTTCCGTTTAGAGACGGGGCAAACGCAAAGTAAGTCAGGTTACTGTCTTGCTCTTCGCTCACCAGCAGGTCGTCGAGCGGCGGCATGAGTTGAGTCATTGGCGGATCACCACGGCAGTCAGGTTGTCCCGGGCCGAGCCACGCAAAGCGCCGTCGAACAGACGCTCCAGCGCGACGTGTGGCGCGGTCAGGCTCAGGGCATTGCCCAAGGCATCAGTGCTCAGCCCGTTGTACAAACCATCGCTGCACAAGAGAAACGCATCGCCGGGATAGACCTCGAGTTCCAGCACGTCCAGCGTCAACTGCTCGGCCGCCCCGACCGCACGGGTCAAGGCGTGGGCGGAAGGATGCGCACGGGCGTCTTCGAGACTCATGTGTTGCTCGTCGATGAGTTGCTGTTGCAGTGAATGGTCCTTGGACAGCTGATACAAACGCTGGCCGCGCCACAGGTAGCAACGGCTGTCGCCGGCCCAGATGCAGGCCGCGCGATTGCCGTCCACCAGCAGCGCCACCACGGTGCTGCCCATGATGCTGTCGTGGCGCCCGGCGGTGACGGTCAACTCCTGACCCAGGCGGCGATTGAGCCAGTGCAGGCACTGGCGAATGCCTTTGAGTCGTTCGTCGAAGTCATCCTGCGCCGGCAATTCCGCCAGGCTGGCGACGATCAACTGGCTGGCAACATCGCCACCCTGATGACCGCCCATGCCATCCGCGACCACCCACAGCCCCTGCTGTGGACAGTCGAGAAAAGCATCTTCGTTGCGCGCCCGAACCTTGCCGGCATCGGTACGCGCAGCGCTGCGCCAGGGACTGGCAACCAGCATCAGAGCTGCACCGGCATACGGAAGGTGCGCAGCACACCCATGTCGAACGGGTTTGGCGTGCGCTGGCTCGACAGCAAGTAGTTGGCGCGCAGGCCACCCACGTCAGCTTTCAGCACCAGCACATCACGACCGCTCAGGTACTCGGTCTGCATCAGGTCGAACAGGCGGAACAGCGACCACGGGCCGGTGTTCTTCTCGATGCCGATCGGGCGGCCGGCCATTTTGTCGAGGACCAGGCTGGTGCGACCGTCTTCAGCATCGGTCGGCCATTTGAACGACACCGGCACGATCGGGCCGTGGCGGTATTCGATGGTCTTGTCGCCGAACTTGAACTCGGAACGGCTGACCGCCGGGTCGAGGGTGTACGGCTCCAGTTTGAACTGCACTTGCGGCTCGGCCGGGTTGATCGAGAAGAAGCTCTGGCGAATCACTTGTGCCGCGGCCATCTGGTCGAGGTAGAGCTTGGAGATCGGCATGCTGTGACCGTCGATGCTGCGCAGACGGTAGTTGCCTGGATCGCCGCTCACGAACGGACGCATGTAGGTATCAAAGAAGCGATCGGCAATGCCCTGCGCCTTGAAGAACTCGCGGAAGTCGCTGATCGCCACGTCGCTGGTGCTGTGGGCGCTGAACGGATAACGCTTGTTGATCGCCTTGCCGTAGAAGCTGTACAGCTCGCTCTGATAACGCTGGTTCAGGTACTGGTAGGAATCGTTGAGCACCAGACGCCAGGTGTCTTCGGCCAGCACGTTGAACCACACGCTGACCGGGCGCGGCAGACGGTTTGACGCATTGCGCAGGTTGCTCAGCGCATCACGCTGGCCGCTCATGCGGGTCTTGGCCATTTCGAATGCAGCCTGCTCCGGCGCACTGGCACGCGCCAGGCTCGCCAGTTGCATTTGCAGGTCGTTGAGCGCGTTCAGTGCCGGGGTCAAATCAGCGGCCGGGCCGTTGTTGTCATCCAGCAAACGGTGCAGCGGTTCGAAGCGGCGTTGCAGGGATTTCTTCGCCGTGTCCGGCAGGTTTTTGACCGCTGCCATGTCCGAGGCTTTGTCCGCTGCGGCAGACGCCAGTTTGCCCAGCTTGCCCAACTTGCCTTTCTGCTCGCCCAGTGCGGCGGCGGCATCAGCCGCTTGATCGACCGCCTCGGCTTCCACCGGGAACCGGGTGTTCTCACGCACTTCCACCAGCAGTTGCAGCACCGGCGAGTTGGCCGACGTCAGGCCAGCCAGTTGCTCGGCGCCCTCGCTGAAGTCGCTGATCGCGGGCAGTGCAACCTGGCCCACGGCTTCGCTCCAGAAGTTGGCGTAGTCGCGGAAGTACAGTTGCTCCAGTTCGACCATCAGGCGACGCAAGTCCATGCCGCTGATGCCCGAGCCTTCGCCCAGCACCCAGTTGTCACGCAGGATGTCGGTGACCAGCGCCGAGCCCTGGACCGAGAAATACTGCTGATAACCCTGTTGGGTGTAGAAGCCCGGGATCACGTATTCGGTGCCGACAAACAGCGCACCCTGCGGGCCCAGGTGTTGGCTCAAACGGTATTCCGGCAGGTTGCGGGCCTGCTCGCGCAGCATCCGGTAAACCACGTTGGCCAGCGATTCGCTGCGCAAGACCTGACGCGCCTGCGCCACCAGTTGATCGTTCAGCGGGTAGATAAACGGCTGCTTCAGCAAACGCTCGAAGTGGGTGTTCAGACCGTTCTGCACCGCGGTGTTCCCGGCGTAACGCTGGGACCATTCGGTGGCGACCCAATCCTTGAGCCACGGGCTGTCACGACGGTCTTCCATGTTCAGCATCAGGTACGCACGCAGGCTGTTGAGCAGGCGTTCGCGGTCCTTCATGTTGGCGCGGATCTGCCCTTCCAGCAGGGTCGCGACCTTCGGCAGCAACTGCGTTTCGAGCTCGCGCTCGTAAGCTGCCTTGACCACCGGATTGACGTCTTCGCCCTGATACAGACCGCCGCGTTCGTGGTACGACACGTCGCCCTTTTTCGGGAAAACCTGAGTCGCCGCGTAGCTGGTGTCGAGGGGCTTCAGTACGGCCATGGAATCATCACGCGCGGTCAGCGCCGAGCGTTGTTGCGTCCAGGTTTGCGCCAGGTTGCGCAGGTTTTCCAGACGCTCATAGTTCGCCGAGAAACCGCCTGCCCACAGCAGACCAAACAGGCCCAACGCCGCCAAAGCACCGACGTACAACGCACGCTGGCCCCAATGGATGCGACTGCGTTCGCGCTTGTCCAGACCGGCCAGATCGGCCTCGGGGAAGATCACCCGGCTGAGCAAGTGATGAATGAACCGCGAGCGGCCACTGCGCAGGGTTGGCAACACGCCGGAGTTGATCCCCAGATTCGCGCCGATGCCGGCGGTGGTCTGGTCCATTTCCTGGGTCAGGTGCGGTGCGCTGGTCAGGTAGAAACCGCGCAACTGGCTGACACGCTGATAGCGGTTGCCAGTGAACGCCATGTCGACGAACAGGCACAGGCGCTCGCCGATCTGCCCCAGTTGATGCGGGAAATCGAGGATGCGGCCACGGCGCTGGGTGTCGCGCTCCTGGTGCATGCGCATGATCACCTGACTGTTCAGGCGACGCAGCAGCTCTTCGAACTCGGCGCGCAGGACGGTGACGTCGGTGCCGCTCTGCTCTTTGCGGAAGCTGGTGCCGAGCACCTGATCGCTTTCTTCGCGGGTCAACTGATCGAAGAACTCGTCGAAACCGAGCAACTGGTCAGCCTTGCTCAGCACCAGATAAATCGGCACATCGACGTGCAGTTTCTGATGCACGTCTTGCAGGCGCGCACGCACTTGGCGAGCCAAGGTGTCCAGATCCTGCTCGGTGTCGCCCAGCAGCATTTCCACCGGAATGGTCACCAGCACGCCGTTCAACGGACGGTTGCGGCGACGCTTGCGCAGCAGGTCGAGCAAGGTGCTCCAGGCGCTGCCGTCGACTTCGGCATCCGGCTGGGTCAGGTAACGCCCGGCGGTGTCGATCAGCACACCGTGGTCGGCGAAATACCAGTCGCAATGACGGGTGCCGAGGGTGTCGCGGGTCAGTTTGCGGTCGATCTTGTTGATCGGGAATTCAAGGCCCGAGAAGTCCAGCAGGCTGGTCTTGCCGCTGCCCTGCGGGCCGATCAGCAAGTACCACGGCAAATCACTGCGCCAGCGTTCGCTGCGGCCGCGATACAGGCTCGAGGTCTTCAGGGTTTTCAGGGCGTCCTTGAAACGCTCCTTCAACTCCTTCTGCTCTTCGTCGATCTTCTCTTCGCGGCGGATACGGTCCTGACCGTCTTCAGTGTCTTCGACCGCTTTCTTGCGCACACCGGCGCGCCAGCTGACGAAGACCATGGTCAGGCCCCAGATCAGGAACAACACACTGATGGTCAGCAGGCGGGAGGTCGAGCCTTCCCAGAACTTGTAGTCATTGACCGCCAGCAGCGGCCCGACGAACCACACCAGCAGCGCGACGAACAGCACCAGCAGCAAGGTCCAGACCCAGGTCTGACGCACGAAGGCGCCGACTTTCTTGAAAAACTTTTTCATCACACGTCCCTGTTTACGGCTGCGACTGCGGCTGGACCGCGGCGGAATCCAGCGGCTGATAAGGTTGCAGAACGGTGTCGCGCTGCTCGCCCAAGACCCAGGCGAAACCCGAATACATCACCACCAGGCAGACCACGGTGAACAACACCACCATCCACGCCGGCACGATGCGCACCAGGCTGCGGCGCTGATCGTTCAAGCCTTCCCAATGCGGCGACAGTTCGCGAGGCACGTCGCCGCGCAGCTGACGAATCTGCCGATACAAGGCATCGCGGATGCCTTCGAGTTCGAGCATGCCGCGCGCCTGCACGCGGTACTTGCCTTCGAAACCGAGGGACAGGCACAGGTACATCAGCTCCAGCATCGGCAGGTGCTTGACCGGGTTTTTCGACAAGCGATCCAGCAACTGGAAGAACTTCTCGCCACCGAAGGTTTCGTTGTGGAAGCTGCTGAGCAGGCTCATCTGCGACCACTCGCTTTCGTTGCCCCACGGCGTGGTCACGACGGCTTCGTCGACCACGGTGCAGAGCACGTAACGGGCGGCCATCACCTGGCTGCTTTCGGCGCCGTTGTGCAGTGCGCGCACTTCAAACAGTTTCAACCCGGCAGTCAGGCGCTCATTGAGCGCGTACATGTCTTCGCGGGTGTCGCTGTGTTTGAGGCGCACCACTTCCGACAACAGGTCGGAACCGGCGGCCACCAGCGAATTGAGGCTGATGTTGAAGGACTCCGCCGGACGCAGGCGTGCGGCGTAGATCATCCGTTCTTCGAGCTGTTCGAAACGCGGCGGTGCAGCGAAGTCAGTCAGCGGACTTTGCGCCGGGCCGTGGCCCTGGCGGTCGAGCAAGACGGTTTTATCGTCCTGATGGTGTTCCATGTCCTTGATCATGTCGGTCAGTTCCTGATGGCCCAGAATTTCAGTTCAAGCTCGGCGAATTCGCCGGACACGTGGAACGCGAAGCCGCCGGAGCGCTCGAGTTGTGCCAGGTCTTCGGAACTGAGTTCGAGGATGAAATAGGTTTTGTTGGAGTGGAACGCGATCTGCCGCGGGGCCACCGGCAACGGTTTGACCTTGATGCCCGGCAGATGCAGGTTGACCAGTTGGCGGATCCGCTCCACCGGGCCGACCTTGAGGTGCGCCGGCAAACGATGGCGCAGTTCTTCGGAATCGCAGTTGGCACTGGCCGCGAGCACGAACGACGCCGAGCCCAGCAGTTTGTGGTCGTGCAACGGCGAGACGATGATCCCGTACTGACGCGCTTGCAGGACCAGCTCGATGGCGTGCTGTTCGAGCACCATCGACAGCACCTGACGAATCGCTTCCATCAGTTTGCGGAAGCTCGCGCCCTGGTCGCTGTGCTGGTAACGGCTGT
This DNA window, taken from Pseudomonas fluorescens NCIMB 11764, encodes the following:
- a CDS encoding pesticin C-terminus-like muramidase; protein product: MTETTTSKVEKWAYPLKVGTAEATDPQQFYKALAKAKDGYYPLGANGLWHGGVHFDEDTGLVKDLTEVRCIADGEVVAYRIDETYPKSDFGSSHSVFSTGFVLVKHRLEVPAPPAPAPAAGAQPAAAAPQPSLTFFSLYMHLLDWKTYNETPALGRPAFWSGGTWQVKSTVKDEILGLRVRQEQKGKPGYGTVLAVLPRGTVVETGEEDHGWLKVVSVTPADASLPSGTGWVFKKEMTAGTTPNSYVIGSAAKDAMTPPQKGLAVHAAANQSSATTSILPIGTQVKIGNDGTSGKYQKLLEIVSGNPRPALTAANGVLGFIWEGLLETKSEPAEKNAVHVLERPFPVKAGSLIGHVGKFQNHSDPASKNLLHLEVFSCEDVKAFTELSKSKAASLPAKEKTLLKIPKDSPLITHVQGMNATNPPKVTDAHKKVGSDYLVPVGVLEALPAEKKIKVPIVMAGTTTYTLWWRLDGLLGDAEGNEINGWFAEPDITLTRHSPFEWEGFTFIEETVSNEDHLAAFLHAQESLSEEERATYLPNVGTANDGPAKQRLYKILDKNGDKKLNPSEIKEALSKPWFSQPISQMVTRYESEWQFKRDKWDALDELMGHSDSDPHKGWVEEKARIERLSWWDKLVGVSGITSAASVQHINPIGLLGSFQSGCPEKCKSEVYTLETTVGPYVVSKKLFEFLLATEAYREHPYALADNGSGVTIGYGYDLGQQTAATVDAELTDLYTESEIESLKGALGKKGQDARDFVHNVSSISINKDNALKLAVIMKRRYAQQVVNVYPKAINLHPDCQGVLLSLVVNRGNALSGSTPAKTLARLEMKQIKEDFDSDKPELIPSRLRSMKRLWEDAPETAGLVTRREKEAVFFEEALKCNCWK
- a CDS encoding type VI secretion system tip protein VgrG — protein: MFNSANETHFSLTVEDYVGDLQVLSFTGTEGISQPYRFDIELVSENPDLDLEKLLHKQAFLAFDPQGSGIHGQIYRVAQGDAGKRLTRYKISLVPQLQYLHHRTNQRIYQQMSAPKIIALILEEHGIKGNAYNFQLSQPCPDRDYCVQYDETDLHFVQRLCEEEGIHYHFQHSAKAHLLVFGDDQTVFPKLGQPTAYVQGSGMVADEPVIKGFKLRLETRTSRTTRRDYDFEKPRLQLEAAYKPDVQSDEPDLEDYDYPGRFLDRARGKFLSQRALERHRADYQQAEGHGDQTRLISGHFLEMSDHPRTEWNDLWLLTEIVHEGKQPQVLEESVTSDTTDNKDDFHQGYRNRFLATPWDVFYRPALEHPKPRVLGSQTAKVTGPAGEEIHCDQYGRIKVQFHWDREGQADDKTSCWMRVSSSWAGDRYGAIVIPRIGMEVLVTFLEGDPDQPLVTGCLYHKENQVPYDLPANKTRSVFKTLSSPGGGGFNELRIEDKKGAEQIFIHAQRDWDENIEHDQKIRVGNERHDTVVKNTYTELKAEEHRTTIADRKVETRVDDHLTIGQNQHVKLGTAQLTSVGKEIHLKAGAKIVIEAGSELTILGGGSFIKLDGGGVTVVGPVVKINAGGSAGSGTGIGIKPPVLPGAADKDKAGSLMDQALGNAPEEQIKRKPKRMLNFSG
- a CDS encoding serine/threonine-protein kinase, with protein sequence MTQLMPPLDDLLVSEEQDSNLTYFAFAPSLNGKPHKAEPALAPTKASVGEMPDVLAGRYRIERLLGAGGMGAVYRARDLLSEQFGDPDPYIALKILSEEFAESPDASALLYSEFALTRRLRHDNVLRPHTFEVDTDCQRAFITMELMRGLTLDKLLCERPLGLPWNELRDIALPLLDALAYAHARGVLHGDMKPSNVMLSEEGVRLFDFGLGQAEEGILPGLPHLSRDRFNAWTPGYAAPELLEGQPLSASADVYGVACVLYELAGGKHPFRRLPSTEARDAHLDRELHAPRNLPKHCWPALRTALAFDAADRTITAAQLRDAMGATSSLLQRLRLRA
- a CDS encoding PP2C family protein-serine/threonine phosphatase, which codes for MLVASPWRSAARTDAGKVRARNEDAFLDCPQQGLWVVADGMGGHQGGDVASQLIVASLAELPAQDDFDERLKGIRQCLHWLNRRLGQELTVTAGRHDSIMGSTVVALLVDGNRAACIWAGDSRCYLWRGQRLYQLSKDHSLQQQLIDEQHMSLEDARAHPSAHALTRAVGAAEQLTLDVLELEVYPGDAFLLCSDGLYNGLSTDALGNALSLTAPHVALERLFDGALRGSARDNLTAVVIRQ
- the tssM gene encoding type VI secretion system membrane subunit TssM; protein product: MKKFFKKVGAFVRQTWVWTLLLVLFVALLVWFVGPLLAVNDYKFWEGSTSRLLTISVLFLIWGLTMVFVSWRAGVRKKAVEDTEDGQDRIRREEKIDEEQKELKERFKDALKTLKTSSLYRGRSERWRSDLPWYLLIGPQGSGKTSLLDFSGLEFPINKIDRKLTRDTLGTRHCDWYFADHGVLIDTAGRYLTQPDAEVDGSAWSTLLDLLRKRRRNRPLNGVLVTIPVEMLLGDTEQDLDTLARQVRARLQDVHQKLHVDVPIYLVLSKADQLLGFDEFFDQLTREESDQVLGTSFRKEQSGTDVTVLRAEFEELLRRLNSQVIMRMHQERDTQRRGRILDFPHQLGQIGERLCLFVDMAFTGNRYQRVSQLRGFYLTSAPHLTQEMDQTTAGIGANLGINSGVLPTLRSGRSRFIHHLLSRVIFPEADLAGLDKRERSRIHWGQRALYVGALAALGLFGLLWAGGFSANYERLENLRNLAQTWTQQRSALTARDDSMAVLKPLDTSYAATQVFPKKGDVSYHERGGLYQGEDVNPVVKAAYERELETQLLPKVATLLEGQIRANMKDRERLLNSLRAYLMLNMEDRRDSPWLKDWVATEWSQRYAGNTAVQNGLNTHFERLLKQPFIYPLNDQLVAQARQVLRSESLANVVYRMLREQARNLPEYRLSQHLGPQGALFVGTEYVIPGFYTQQGYQQYFSVQGSALVTDILRDNWVLGEGSGISGMDLRRLMVELEQLYFRDYANFWSEAVGQVALPAISDFSEGAEQLAGLTSANSPVLQLLVEVRENTRFPVEAEAVDQAADAAAALGEQKGKLGKLGKLASAAADKASDMAAVKNLPDTAKKSLQRRFEPLHRLLDDNNGPAADLTPALNALNDLQMQLASLARASAPEQAAFEMAKTRMSGQRDALSNLRNASNRLPRPVSVWFNVLAEDTWRLVLNDSYQYLNQRYQSELYSFYGKAINKRYPFSAHSTSDVAISDFREFFKAQGIADRFFDTYMRPFVSGDPGNYRLRSIDGHSMPISKLYLDQMAAAQVIRQSFFSINPAEPQVQFKLEPYTLDPAVSRSEFKFGDKTIEYRHGPIVPVSFKWPTDAEDGRTSLVLDKMAGRPIGIEKNTGPWSLFRLFDLMQTEYLSGRDVLVLKADVGGLRANYLLSSQRTPNPFDMGVLRTFRMPVQL
- the icmH gene encoding type IVB secretion system protein IcmH/DotU, whose translation is MIKDMEHHQDDKTVLLDRQGHGPAQSPLTDFAAPPRFEQLEERMIYAARLRPAESFNISLNSLVAAGSDLLSEVVRLKHSDTREDMYALNERLTAGLKLFEVRALHNGAESSQVMAARYVLCTVVDEAVVTTPWGNESEWSQMSLLSSFHNETFGGEKFFQLLDRLSKNPVKHLPMLELMYLCLSLGFEGKYRVQARGMLELEGIRDALYRQIRQLRGDVPRELSPHWEGLNDQRRSLVRIVPAWMVVLFTVVCLVVMYSGFAWVLGEQRDTVLQPYQPLDSAAVQPQSQP